Below is a window of Lytechinus variegatus isolate NC3 chromosome 4, Lvar_3.0, whole genome shotgun sequence DNA.
ACAAGAATTAAGAAGGTCAAATTTTTAAAGTCTTTGGTATGgctcggccggggatcgaacccacgacctacCGTTCATGAAGTGGGCGCTTTACCACAGAGCTACAATGTCATGTGGCTCTAAAAAGTTATTACCATATTATAGGAACTTTGCAATcaaatggtaactaccatggtaacaatgctcaacagtcattcagaatcaaggatttcaagGACCCTACCATTAACAAAGTTTCTACACGGCAAAAAAACGCGGGTATACTAGCCTGGAATCAATAAAATCTTGAAACAACAAGAGTTAAGAATCAAATCGATATTGGAGTTGCTTGAATGTCAAATTGGTGTTAGCCTAACGCAAatcggtgttgtttcaacacctctcCGAAATCGGATCGATgtagataccaggctggtgttgaattaacacccctttaacaccggcgtttttgcagtgttCAAAGACTTACAAAGACACGCGTGCATTCGCTTATATTAAAACCCTCCAAAGTGTGATTTGTGACGACGGGTCGTCCTAAAATATGACCTTTGGTGAAATGATTAATAGCCCTACGCGATATTTTCTCATAGAGAACAATTACATTTAATgacaatacaataatatataatatgatTTATAATAGGGGTCAAAACGTTAAGTTCGGTTAATCTAAAGAAATTATAGCttatatgaaaatgagaaaaaacatGACTTTCGTTAGTATAAACTTAACTTTGTTCGGTTGATGTTTGTCCAAGAGGTAGAAagcaatataatttcaaattattttttagtgCTTATTTACATCACAAACAAAACACCAAGGTAAACTGATACATAGGGATAGATTTTCGCTATATCTTTTGCTTCTCAGGCCGTTTGACATACGCATCGTAAAAGAATTTAAGGAAGTAATACAAAAAGCTTACATACAGGACCATAGTCCAGAAAATATTTAGCCAGTTTATGTCACAGTGCCTTCCCGCCGAAAGTTCAAATGCCGCGTAGAGAGACACGCCGATTGAGATGACAAACTGGACAAGCTGAAAGACTGTAACTGAGATCTTGATTTGACGAGGCTTGTTGATGATTTTGGCAGCGCTCAGGGCGTAATAGGAGTACATCACAAAATGTACAACGAAGTTCAAAGTGCCGAAATAGCGTCCAACAGACATACAGTCGGCGTATAAATAGAATGTGTAGATTAGAGTTGTAACGTGGTGATACCAATGGATGAATATGAGTTTTTGCTTGCGAAGGATGATAAAGATCGTGTCACCGAGTTCGAGAACCTTGCTGAGTGCGAATAGCCAAACCCACAGGCCCACGTTCCCGTTGAAGAAATTGGCGTCGCACATGGTTGCGCGCCACCCGTCTTCGACGACGCAGCGCGCAAAGTCTCTGACCATCACCACCGCACCAGCGAAACTAAAGAGAGCAAAGCTGCCCGACCAAGCAACGAGGGGACTGCGGAGATCGAAAGGTGTCCGGCCGGACATCAACCGCTTTCCCCgaaaatgatgaatatgtaCGTCAAGGAGATGAAGATTGAAACCCACCAATGCTGTCGAAGCCATTGCCCATGGTAATGGGTATCGAACGATGATC
It encodes the following:
- the LOC121412690 gene encoding elongation of very long chain fatty acids protein 6-like, yielding MASTALVGFNLHLLDVHIHHFRGKRLMSGRTPFDLRSPLVAWSGSFALFSFAGAVVMVRDFARCVVEDGWRATMCDANFFNGNVGLWVWLFALSKVLELGDTIFIILRKQKLIFIHWYHHVTTLIYTFYLYADCMSVGRYFGTLNFVVHFVMYSYYALSAAKIINKPRQIKISVTVFQLVQFVISIGVSLYAAFELSAGRHCDINWLNIFWTMVLYVSFLYYFLKFFYDAYVKRPEKQKI